One Fusobacterium ulcerans DNA segment encodes these proteins:
- a CDS encoding PTS sugar transporter subunit IIB: MKKILLLCDAGMSTSLMVKKMKEAAVKKGIEVEINALSIAKFQENLGNYDVFLLGPQVKYKKAELAAVAETVGKKVEIINTMDYGMMKGDKVLDLALSLID; the protein is encoded by the coding sequence ATGAAAAAAATATTATTATTATGTGATGCAGGAATGTCAACAAGTCTTATGGTTAAAAAAATGAAAGAAGCAGCTGTAAAAAAAGGAATAGAAGTTGAAATTAATGCTTTAAGTATAGCAAAGTTTCAAGAAAATCTTGGTAACTATGATGTATTTCTATTAGGACCACAAGTAAAATATAAAAAAGCTGAATTAGCAGCAGTAGCTGAAACAGTAGGAAAAAAAGTAGAGATCATTAATACTATGGATTATGGTATGATGAAAGGGGATAAAGTTTTAGACCTTGCTCTTTCTTTAATTGACTAA
- a CDS encoding Na+/H+ antiporter NhaC family protein, whose product MEYGILSVIPPLVAIILALVTKQTVFSLFLGLWIGTTIISDWNPIIGFPKMISDFFIPLIGNSWNAGMIMLIVSCGGFVYLIKVSGAAKAFGDYASKRVKTRKGAQLTAYFAAFAFIFTEPTLTLGAIMRPITERLRISRVKLAYICDVMGCPFATLSPITSYSTYAIGLIATQFAMLGITDNPWTTYLKSIPYNFYAMFGMLALFFVIIFNLDIGPMYKAEKRAIETGELIGETDNPMGKYDLDEETLFKDSNITLASFVIPLLALFATLIAMILWTGKAGENGIGGAFVNSNISLSITTGFLVASIAAGIMGAKSKIFKYGDIVPMFCKGVALNSDIPIILVLAWSIGSLTGVMDLKGYLINIVAHYNIAAGLMPAFLFVVGAFVGFSTGSSWGVWAIIMPISLPIAHTFGVPMELMIGASLSGGVFGDHCSPISDTTILASTAAGSDHVEHVKTQLPYSMTVGISSIIGFLVGGLISPILGLIVTAISIVTALFIFSKIAEKRNGKILGGVQ is encoded by the coding sequence ATGGAGTACGGAATTTTATCTGTCATCCCACCGCTGGTAGCTATTATACTGGCATTGGTGACAAAGCAAACAGTTTTTTCACTTTTTTTAGGTCTGTGGATCGGTACTACAATCATCTCTGATTGGAACCCAATAATTGGATTTCCAAAAATGATTTCTGATTTTTTTATTCCGCTGATTGGGAACAGCTGGAATGCAGGAATGATAATGCTTATTGTTTCTTGTGGGGGATTTGTATATCTTATAAAAGTTTCTGGTGCAGCTAAAGCATTTGGGGATTATGCTTCTAAGAGAGTAAAAACAAGAAAAGGTGCTCAGCTTACAGCTTATTTTGCAGCATTTGCTTTTATTTTTACAGAGCCAACTCTTACACTTGGAGCTATCATGAGACCAATTACTGAAAGACTTAGAATATCAAGAGTAAAGCTTGCATACATATGTGACGTTATGGGGTGTCCATTTGCAACACTTTCTCCAATTACAAGCTACAGTACTTATGCTATTGGATTAATAGCTACTCAGTTTGCTATGCTGGGGATAACTGATAATCCTTGGACTACATATCTGAAATCTATACCATACAATTTCTATGCTATGTTTGGTATGCTTGCTTTGTTCTTTGTTATCATATTTAATCTGGATATAGGACCTATGTATAAAGCTGAAAAGAGAGCTATTGAAACTGGAGAGCTTATAGGAGAAACAGATAACCCAATGGGAAAATATGATCTTGATGAAGAGACTTTATTTAAAGATTCAAATATAACACTGGCTAGTTTTGTTATTCCACTTCTTGCATTATTTGCTACATTGATAGCTATGATACTATGGACTGGAAAAGCTGGTGAAAATGGTATAGGAGGGGCTTTTGTTAATTCAAATATATCTCTTTCTATCACTACTGGGTTCTTAGTTGCTTCGATAGCTGCTGGAATAATGGGTGCAAAATCTAAAATATTTAAATATGGTGACATTGTTCCTATGTTCTGTAAAGGAGTTGCTTTAAACTCTGACATTCCAATTATTTTAGTATTAGCATGGTCTATTGGTTCATTGACAGGGGTTATGGATCTTAAAGGTTATTTAATAAATATAGTTGCACACTACAATATAGCTGCTGGTCTTATGCCTGCATTCCTGTTTGTAGTTGGAGCTTTCGTTGGATTCTCTACTGGAAGTTCTTGGGGTGTATGGGCTATAATTATGCCGATATCTCTTCCAATAGCTCACACATTTGGAGTACCAATGGAACTTATGATAGGGGCTTCTTTGAGCGGGGGAGTATTTGGAGATCACTGTTCTCCTATATCAGATACTACTATACTTGCATCTACAGCAGCTGGTTCTGACCATGTAGAGCATGTAAAAACACAGCTTCCTTACAGTATGACTGTTGGAATATCTTCAATCATAGGTTTCCTAGTAGGAGGACTTATCTCTCCAATACTTGGACTTATAGTTACAGCAATATCAATAGTAACAGCTCTCTTCATATTCTCTAAGATAGCTGAAAAAAGAAATGGTAAAATTTTAGGAGGAGTACAATGA
- a CDS encoding N(4)-(beta-N-acetylglucosaminyl)-L-asparaginase: MKKWAMIATWRMAVEGVTLGADILKNGGKCQDAVERAIMEVEDYPFYKSVGYGGLPNEVCEVELDAAFMDGKTLSIGAVAGIKDYKNPVCIARKLSADRFNIFLVGEGAEAYAHKNGFVRQNMLTERAKKTWELRMKEITEKNLSPYDGHDTVCMISIDSEKDMAAATSTSGLFMKKRGRVGDSPVSGSGFYVDNEAGGAAATGLGEDIMKGCLSYETVQRMKRGMSPTEAAQSAVTEFAEQLKKRRGHAGAISVVAMNNKGEWGIGTNVEFSFVAADPDNEPKVYLANPIEGSNEVKIEIASKEYMENYKRNIQKPLEEI, from the coding sequence ATGAAGAAGTGGGCTATGATAGCTACTTGGAGAATGGCTGTTGAAGGTGTAACTCTAGGAGCTGATATATTAAAAAATGGTGGAAAATGCCAAGATGCTGTAGAAAGAGCAATAATGGAAGTTGAAGATTATCCATTCTATAAATCAGTAGGATATGGAGGACTTCCAAATGAAGTATGTGAAGTTGAATTGGATGCTGCTTTTATGGATGGAAAGACACTTTCTATAGGTGCAGTAGCTGGAATAAAAGATTATAAAAATCCTGTGTGTATAGCAAGAAAACTTAGTGCAGACAGATTCAATATATTTCTTGTGGGAGAGGGAGCAGAGGCTTACGCTCATAAGAATGGTTTTGTAAGACAGAATATGCTTACTGAAAGAGCTAAAAAAACTTGGGAATTGAGAATGAAAGAGATAACTGAAAAAAATCTTTCCCCTTATGATGGTCATGATACAGTATGCATGATAAGTATAGATTCAGAAAAAGATATGGCAGCAGCTACTTCTACAAGCGGATTGTTTATGAAAAAAAGAGGAAGAGTAGGAGATTCTCCTGTATCTGGTTCAGGATTCTATGTAGATAATGAAGCTGGTGGGGCAGCAGCTACTGGACTTGGAGAAGATATAATGAAAGGGTGTCTTTCTTACGAAACAGTTCAAAGAATGAAAAGAGGAATGTCCCCTACAGAAGCTGCTCAATCAGCAGTTACAGAATTTGCTGAACAGCTGAAAAAAAGAAGAGGGCATGCAGGAGCTATATCTGTTGTGGCTATGAATAATAAAGGAGAATGGGGAATTGGAACAAATGTAGAGTTTTCATTTGTCGCAGCAGACCCAGATAATGAACCTAAAGTATATCTTGCAAATCCTATAGAAGGAAGCAATGAGGTAAAAATAGAGATAGCTTCAAAGGAATATATGGAAAATTACAAAAGAAATATACAAAAACCACTGGAAGAAATATAA
- a CDS encoding amidohydrolase, producing the protein MMNKSKIYFPDYIFYNGNVHTVDAEDNIYEAAAVSGNKIAAVGSNDEIMAMKTDKTVLIDLNGRSLIPGINDAHNHAWETGLMLEGIVLFGIDSMKMLQEKIIERINEVPEGTWIQGGSWIESQFEENRAPNRYDLDAASPHNAVVLERIFGACSVNSKALELAGINKDTLDPPKGHIEKDENGEPTGVLHGNAVLLVRKVMPGPFGSDDFGAGEGEPSIPVLEKSISLAINEYNKYGITSITEPGVSSGVCKAYHDLLKKNELRCRINLMPNWHGFTLQQNEKELDQLLNDYDFSSGYGNDWIRYSSLKMAIDGGLTSMTALKSWNYKGEDSLREFPLRLDITKLDEYIKSAHDSGWDIGIHVMGDVAIDKAVDAIYKAVKANPRKHQHSIIHAYYPSEETLKKMSEVGIMVAAQASFIYVEADGYDSLLPRDKQTSFTPLKTYKDNGIVVSLTTDMPCSNLNPFINMYAAVTRKGSRGYSLGDEEKINKTEALRMMTYNGAVLNGEENFKGSIEADKLADLVIIDRNLSQVPDEEIKNIKVDFTMLDGKIIYQR; encoded by the coding sequence ATGATGAATAAATCGAAAATATATTTTCCAGACTATATCTTCTATAATGGAAATGTTCATACAGTAGATGCAGAAGATAATATTTATGAAGCTGCTGCTGTATCAGGAAATAAAATAGCTGCTGTTGGAAGTAATGATGAAATAATGGCTATGAAAACTGACAAAACTGTATTGATAGATTTAAATGGAAGAAGTCTTATCCCAGGGATTAATGATGCTCACAATCATGCATGGGAAACTGGTTTAATGCTTGAGGGAATAGTACTTTTCGGTATCGACAGCATGAAAATGCTTCAGGAAAAAATCATAGAAAGAATAAATGAAGTTCCAGAAGGGACATGGATACAAGGAGGAAGCTGGATAGAATCTCAATTTGAAGAAAATAGAGCTCCAAATCGTTATGATTTAGATGCTGCCTCTCCTCATAATGCAGTTGTATTAGAAAGAATATTTGGTGCATGTTCTGTAAATTCCAAAGCACTGGAACTGGCTGGTATAAATAAAGACACTCTGGATCCTCCAAAAGGACATATAGAAAAAGATGAAAATGGAGAGCCTACTGGTGTTCTTCATGGAAATGCTGTTCTTTTAGTAAGAAAAGTTATGCCTGGACCTTTTGGAAGTGACGATTTTGGAGCAGGAGAAGGGGAACCTTCTATTCCAGTATTAGAAAAATCTATATCTCTTGCAATAAACGAATACAATAAATATGGAATTACAAGTATAACAGAACCAGGAGTAAGTTCTGGTGTATGCAAAGCCTATCATGATTTATTAAAGAAAAATGAACTTAGATGCAGAATAAATCTTATGCCTAACTGGCATGGTTTCACGTTGCAGCAAAATGAAAAAGAGCTGGATCAACTTCTTAATGATTACGATTTCTCATCTGGTTACGGAAATGACTGGATACGTTACTCTTCATTAAAAATGGCAATAGATGGAGGGCTTACATCTATGACAGCTCTAAAATCTTGGAATTACAAAGGGGAGGATTCATTGAGAGAATTTCCATTGAGATTGGATATCACTAAACTTGATGAATATATAAAGTCAGCTCATGATTCTGGATGGGATATAGGTATTCATGTAATGGGAGACGTTGCTATAGATAAAGCTGTAGATGCTATCTACAAAGCTGTTAAAGCTAACCCTAGAAAACATCAGCACTCTATAATTCATGCTTATTACCCAAGTGAAGAAACTCTTAAAAAAATGAGTGAAGTAGGAATAATGGTAGCTGCTCAGGCAAGTTTCATATATGTAGAAGCAGATGGCTATGATTCTCTGCTCCCTAGGGATAAGCAAACAAGTTTTACTCCATTAAAAACTTACAAGGATAATGGAATTGTAGTTTCTCTTACTACTGATATGCCTTGTTCAAATTTGAATCCATTTATAAATATGTATGCAGCTGTAACTAGAAAAGGTTCTAGAGGTTATTCTCTTGGAGATGAAGAAAAAATAAATAAAACTGAAGCTTTGAGAATGATGACATATAATGGTGCTGTACTAAATGGAGAAGAGAATTTCAAAGGAAGTATAGAGGCTGATAAACTGGCAGATCTCGTTATTATTGACAGAAATCTTTCTCAGGTGCCAGATGAAGAGATAAAAAATATCAAAGTTGATTTCACTATGCTTGATGGAAAAATCATCTATCAAAGATAG
- a CDS encoding PTS sugar transporter subunit IIC, protein MSKVITILEDKLVPVAAWIAQNKYINGIRRAFIMMMPLLMIGSIFLMISAFPLPAYQRGMTSLFGEGWKDILDIPVSATFSLIALYVAFLVAQQLAKQFELDSIAVGLLSLASFLILTPLGHSTEHGAVITFDWLGSKGMFVAMVIGVLTVKIFQFFVNRNILVKMPDGVPPEVIKSFEALIPGTVILGAALLLRLLMMQTDYGTIHDFVYKMLALPLKSLGTSYIGSIFTVFAISILWSVGINSGSMVNGFVRPFWLENQVENIAALQAGQPLPHVITEQFFDMVWMGGAGVTLSLLIAILIFAKSKHIRSVGAIGTIPGIFNINEPILFGLPIILNPIMLIPFNLVAMVMVTTQYITMNLGIVSKPLGIAFPWPTPAIISGFITVGDISGALIQIVNLIIGAMIYLPFLRIIDKASKKEEDEMERLEQMENEGK, encoded by the coding sequence ATGAGCAAAGTTATAACGATACTAGAAGACAAACTTGTTCCTGTAGCTGCATGGATAGCACAGAACAAATATATCAATGGAATAAGAAGAGCATTTATAATGATGATGCCTCTTTTAATGATTGGATCTATATTTTTGATGATTTCAGCTTTTCCACTACCAGCATATCAAAGAGGTATGACTAGTTTATTTGGTGAAGGATGGAAGGATATTCTTGATATCCCTGTAAGTGCTACATTTTCACTTATAGCTCTGTATGTAGCTTTCTTAGTAGCTCAGCAGCTTGCTAAACAATTTGAACTTGACAGTATTGCAGTAGGACTTCTGTCTCTAGCTTCATTCTTGATACTTACTCCATTGGGACATTCTACTGAACATGGAGCAGTTATTACATTTGACTGGCTTGGAAGTAAGGGAATGTTTGTGGCTATGGTTATTGGAGTATTAACAGTAAAAATATTTCAGTTTTTCGTTAATAGAAATATTCTTGTAAAAATGCCTGATGGTGTACCACCTGAAGTTATAAAATCATTTGAGGCTCTTATTCCAGGAACAGTTATCCTTGGAGCAGCTCTTCTTCTAAGACTTCTTATGATGCAGACAGACTATGGAACAATACATGACTTTGTATATAAAATGCTGGCTTTGCCGTTAAAATCTCTTGGAACTTCATATATAGGTTCTATATTTACAGTTTTTGCTATATCAATTCTTTGGTCTGTTGGAATAAACAGTGGTTCAATGGTAAATGGATTTGTAAGACCTTTCTGGTTGGAAAATCAGGTAGAAAATATAGCTGCATTACAAGCTGGACAGCCTCTTCCTCATGTAATAACTGAACAGTTCTTTGACATGGTATGGATGGGAGGAGCAGGAGTTACTCTTTCTCTGCTTATAGCTATATTAATCTTTGCAAAAAGTAAACATATAAGAAGTGTTGGAGCTATTGGAACTATTCCAGGAATATTCAATATCAATGAACCAATCCTGTTTGGACTTCCAATAATCCTTAACCCTATTATGCTTATACCATTTAATCTGGTAGCTATGGTAATGGTAACTACTCAATATATAACAATGAATCTTGGAATTGTATCAAAACCTTTAGGGATAGCTTTCCCATGGCCTACACCAGCAATAATCAGTGGATTTATTACAGTAGGGGATATTTCAGGAGCACTTATTCAAATAGTAAATCTTATCATTGGAGCAATGATTTATCTTCCATTCCTTAGAATAATAGATAAGGCAAGTAAAAAAGAGGAAGATGAAATGGAAAGATTAGAACAAATGGAAAATGAAGGAAAATAA
- a CDS encoding GNAT family N-acetyltransferase — protein MILRKYNPDDCIKLLKLFYDTVRNVNKKDYNDEQLSVWAPDNYIEEKYALWQKSLSENFTIVAEINGEIVGFGDIEKTGYLNRLFIHKDYQNMGIASAIVKELEKYAEKICICTIITEASITAKPFFERLGYTLVKKQQVERIGISLTNYVMEKNISR, from the coding sequence ATGATATTGAGAAAATATAATCCTGATGATTGTATTAAATTATTAAAACTCTTCTATGATACAGTTAGGAATGTAAATAAAAAAGACTATAATGATGAGCAGCTTTCTGTATGGGCTCCTGATAACTATATAGAAGAAAAATATGCCCTCTGGCAAAAGTCTCTTTCTGAAAATTTTACTATTGTTGCTGAAATCAATGGAGAGATTGTAGGTTTTGGAGATATAGAAAAAACTGGCTATCTCAATAGGTTATTTATTCACAAGGATTATCAGAATATGGGAATTGCATCAGCTATAGTTAAGGAACTTGAAAAATATGCAGAGAAAATATGTATATGCACAATAATAACAGAGGCTTCAATCACAGCTAAACCCTTCTTTGAAAGGCTGGGATATACATTGGTAAAAAAACAGCAGGTAGAGAGAATAGGAATTTCTCTTACTAACTATGTTATGGAAAAAAATATATCGAGATAA
- a CDS encoding DMT family transporter, with protein MLYLIIAVLSNTFMTFIIRLSEKEKSNRFNVNTFNYLFGGILAYFVIRKESIFSFDGDYKYTLFLAVINAVLYITCLYLMQVNMKKNGAPLTTTYNRLGLLIPILVSVILFKEYPNQMQIIGCILAIFSIYYINKKDKKDEKSKVSPLLLIALFMAGGMVDTLAKIYGYYGNSNLQGHFIFYTFVFSFIFSLILSIKSIKNLSKKEILIGFFIGIPNQITTLAQLKAVAVLPAYLVFPAYSISVILLVNLVNFLFFKEKLTMRQYVGTGIIISALICMNV; from the coding sequence ATGCTGTATCTGATCATAGCAGTTTTATCAAATACCTTTATGACTTTTATTATAAGACTGTCAGAAAAGGAAAAAAGCAATCGTTTTAATGTAAATACTTTTAACTATCTTTTTGGAGGTATATTGGCATATTTTGTTATTAGAAAGGAAAGTATATTCTCATTTGATGGAGATTACAAATATACACTTTTCCTCGCAGTGATAAATGCCGTTTTATACATTACCTGTCTTTATCTTATGCAGGTAAATATGAAGAAAAATGGAGCTCCTCTCACTACTACATACAACAGACTGGGGCTCCTTATCCCTATCCTTGTATCTGTCATACTGTTTAAGGAATATCCTAATCAAATGCAGATAATTGGATGTATTTTAGCTATCTTTTCTATCTATTACATCAACAAAAAAGATAAGAAAGATGAAAAAAGCAAGGTTTCTCCCTTACTTCTTATAGCTCTTTTTATGGCTGGAGGTATGGTAGACACTTTAGCAAAGATATATGGATATTATGGAAATTCAAATCTGCAAGGGCATTTTATTTTCTATACTTTTGTTTTTTCCTTTATATTCAGCCTTATACTTAGCATCAAAAGCATTAAAAATCTGAGTAAAAAAGAAATACTTATTGGTTTCTTTATAGGTATTCCCAATCAGATTACTACTCTGGCTCAACTAAAAGCTGTAGCTGTGCTTCCTGCTTATCTGGTATTTCCAGCATACAGTATTTCGGTTATACTTTTAGTCAATCTTGTGAATTTTCTTTTCTTTAAAGAAAAGCTCACAATGCGTCAGTATGTGGGAACAGGTATCATCATTTCAGCTCTTATATGCATGAATGTCTAG
- a CDS encoding PTS lactose/cellobiose transporter subunit IIA, giving the protein MDLDLEEVAMTIVGNAGEARSLAYEALREAKTGNFDKAEELLKESREKSLVAHGMQTELICNEADGNGIAMNLLMVHAQDHLMNSILARELVEELIDLYRRVGVEK; this is encoded by the coding sequence ATGGATTTAGATTTAGAAGAAGTAGCAATGACAATAGTAGGTAACGCTGGTGAGGCAAGAAGTTTGGCTTATGAAGCACTTAGAGAAGCTAAAACTGGAAATTTTGATAAAGCAGAGGAACTTTTAAAAGAATCAAGAGAGAAATCACTTGTAGCTCATGGGATGCAGACAGAACTTATATGTAATGAAGCAGATGGGAATGGAATAGCTATGAACCTTCTTATGGTCCATGCTCAAGACCACCTTATGAACTCAATTCTTGCTAGAGAATTAGTAGAAGAGCTAATAGACTTATATAGAAGAGTAGGAGTGGAAAAATAA
- a CDS encoding Abi family protein — protein sequence MNIENDKFIKFISSQLKPPTTFDEQINKLKNRNLVIENENFAKEVLKRINYYHFTGYLHDFKDLANDCYPKELTFDYIYKIIKFDMRIRNIFLYGMEIIERDLKTSISYNFAHSYSEGNISYMFSRDFKDKDKHSKFISFINKNIRDNEELPFIQHHKLNYQGYYPIWVAIELFTLGNLENFYVLLDNSVQKKIAKEYGYSKIQFGNWIEAMRRFRNMLAHDMRLYNYKVVSTPAKTKEFPITTYKIFDYVLVMRILIRDKEEWNNKILKDIKNTFNEFLEVIDISCIGFPEDWESYLKIDNKNIENHS from the coding sequence ATGAATATTGAAAATGATAAGTTTATTAAATTTATTAGTTCACAATTAAAGCCTCCAACAACATTTGATGAACAAATTAATAAATTAAAGAATAGAAATCTAGTTATAGAAAACGAGAATTTTGCTAAAGAAGTTTTAAAAAGAATTAACTATTACCATTTTACAGGATATTTACATGACTTTAAAGATTTAGCAAATGACTGTTATCCCAAAGAATTAACTTTTGATTATATTTATAAAATTATAAAATTTGATATGAGAATTAGAAATATATTTTTATATGGAATGGAAATTATTGAAAGAGATTTAAAAACTTCCATTTCATATAATTTTGCACACAGTTACTCAGAAGGAAATATTTCTTACATGTTTAGCAGAGATTTTAAGGATAAGGATAAACATTCAAAATTTATTTCCTTTATTAATAAAAATATTAGAGATAATGAAGAATTGCCTTTTATTCAGCATCATAAATTAAATTATCAAGGCTATTATCCTATATGGGTTGCAATAGAATTGTTTACTTTAGGAAATTTAGAAAATTTTTATGTATTGCTTGATAATAGTGTTCAGAAAAAAATTGCAAAAGAATATGGGTACAGCAAAATACAGTTTGGAAATTGGATTGAAGCAATGAGAAGATTTAGAAATATGTTGGCACATGATATGAGACTTTATAATTATAAAGTGGTTTCAACACCAGCTAAAACTAAAGAATTTCCAATAACTACTTATAAAATTTTTGATTATGTTTTAGTAATGAGAATATTAATTAGAGATAAAGAAGAATGGAATAATAAAATTTTAAAAGATATAAAGAACACTTTTAATGAATTTTTAGAAGTTATTGATATAAGTTGTATAGGATTTCCAGAAGATTGGGAGAGTTATTTAAAAATTGATAATAAAAATATTGAAAACCATAGTTAA
- a CDS encoding GNAT family N-acetyltransferase — translation MIRKAKKTDIEIISKIYIDSRRKTYKNILPDDYLNSLTYAQAEKKWEEYLENDNNVIFLHLDDKGTITSLAASKPYRHLKKCLYLDSLHVSPEFQSKGIGKSLILKTAEFALENGYDTMTISILRGNDKAEKIYQYLGAVYLNDFINYFDNTSAMSTVFIWKDLPKLISKHSK, via the coding sequence ATGATTAGAAAAGCTAAAAAAACTGATATAGAAATTATTTCGAAAATCTATATAGACAGTCGTAGAAAAACATATAAAAATATTCTTCCAGATGATTATCTCAATTCTCTAACTTATGCACAAGCAGAGAAAAAATGGGAAGAGTATTTAGAAAATGATAATAATGTTATTTTTCTTCATTTAGATGACAAAGGAACTATTACATCTCTTGCAGCAAGTAAACCTTACAGACATCTCAAAAAATGTCTCTATTTAGATTCACTTCATGTGTCTCCTGAATTTCAAAGTAAGGGAATAGGAAAATCTCTTATCTTAAAAACTGCTGAATTTGCTTTGGAAAATGGCTATGACACTATGACTATCTCTATTCTTAGAGGAAATGACAAAGCTGAAAAAATTTATCAATATTTAGGAGCTGTATATCTTAATGATTTTATCAATTATTTTGACAATACTTCAGCTATGTCTACAGTATTTATATGGAAAGATTTACCCAAATTAATAAGCAAGCATAGTAAATAG
- a CDS encoding GNAT family N-acetyltransferase codes for MSESNQVITLREINEDNYDECIKLEVNEEQSAFVASNIYSIAQAYIYRETVKLFGIYAEEMLIGFVMLNMEKDKDEYWICRFMIDRNYQKRGYGKKAMKEIIDFFRKEKIRKINLSFEPENILAMKLYSACGFKETGEMDEDGEIIMEMRI; via the coding sequence ATGAGTGAATCAAATCAAGTAATTACTTTAAGAGAAATCAATGAAGATAATTATGATGAATGTATTAAGTTGGAAGTTAATGAGGAACAGAGTGCTTTTGTTGCTTCAAATATCTATTCCATAGCACAGGCATATATCTACAGGGAAACAGTTAAGTTATTTGGAATATATGCAGAAGAGATGCTTATAGGTTTTGTTATGCTTAATATGGAAAAAGATAAAGATGAGTATTGGATATGTCGTTTTATGATAGATAGAAACTATCAAAAAAGAGGTTATGGAAAAAAAGCTATGAAAGAGATAATTGATTTTTTTAGAAAAGAAAAAATCAGAAAAATAAATCTATCTTTTGAACCAGAAAATATATTGGCTATGAAGCTGTACTCAGCCTGTGGATTTAAAGAGACAGGAGAAATGGATGAAGATGGAGAAATCATAATGGAAATGAGAATCTAA
- a CDS encoding replication initiation protein, whose protein sequence is MSFDILQKDIQVEFSKHLNRKERNLIKFLSIKDKNVTLPFKEFLKYLDFETQEEGIKFLNLFMNKYIILSSNNSKYLAYLNILQSFYISGDDITLIFPDEIASSFKKGTNYEKLGVNRVLTFREKFSYRLYQYVKRAPEDSVYIPMEILRSLLEIKESYKRYYDIEKNLLIPVLKDLEDNGDLPLLYTKNKSGDYKSAKILGITLEKQIVENSNTIIINDIMTKIGKEVKNFTEIYSIILKALAEHGEEYVRTNTEYALKNFTGNFDIFLEQLLLKNTPVEKAYLTVKKKFKTLFELHMEVMKVAQKESQYPSNLKFLIKIYSLKDGESTVCDGKDISMKISYNKNDFSYIEVFRQKIKEENPNGEKYKKEAD, encoded by the coding sequence ATGAGTTTTGATATACTTCAGAAAGATATTCAGGTAGAATTTTCCAAACATCTCAATAGAAAAGAAAGAAACCTTATCAAATTTTTGTCAATAAAAGATAAAAATGTAACTCTTCCTTTTAAAGAATTTTTAAAATATCTAGATTTTGAAACACAGGAAGAAGGAATAAAATTTCTTAATTTATTTATGAATAAATATATTATTCTTTCATCAAATAACTCTAAGTATCTTGCATATTTAAATATACTTCAATCTTTCTATATATCTGGTGATGATATAACATTGATATTTCCTGACGAAATAGCCAGTTCTTTTAAAAAAGGAACTAATTATGAAAAGCTTGGAGTCAATAGAGTTCTTACATTCAGAGAAAAATTTTCATATCGTCTATACCAATATGTAAAAAGAGCTCCAGAAGACAGTGTATATATCCCTATGGAAATTTTAAGAAGTCTTCTTGAAATCAAAGAATCATATAAAAGATATTATGATATTGAAAAAAATCTCCTGATTCCAGTATTGAAAGATCTTGAAGATAATGGAGACCTTCCTCTTTTATACACTAAAAATAAAAGTGGAGATTACAAAAGTGCAAAAATTTTGGGAATTACTCTTGAAAAACAGATAGTAGAAAATAGTAATACTATTATAATTAATGATATTATGACGAAAATAGGGAAAGAGGTTAAAAATTTTACTGAAATATACTCTATAATATTAAAAGCTCTAGCTGAACATGGAGAGGAATATGTTAGGACTAATACAGAATATGCTCTAAAAAATTTCACTGGAAATTTTGACATTTTTCTAGAACAGCTTTTATTAAAAAATACTCCTGTAGAAAAAGCATATCTTACAGTTAAAAAGAAATTCAAAACATTATTTGAACTTCATATGGAAGTAATGAAGGTAGCACAGAAAGAAAGCCAGTATCCTTCTAATTTAAAATTTCTTATCAAAATATATTCTTTGAAAGATGGAGAATCTACTGTATGTGATGGAAAAGATATTTCAATGAAAATATCATATAACAAAAATGATTTTTCATATATAGAAGTGTTCAGACAAAAAATAAAAGAAGAAAATCCAAATGGAGAAAAATATAAAAAGGAAGCTGATTAG